Within Malus domestica chromosome 04, GDT2T_hap1, the genomic segment cacttatgttttagtgataatatgctaaaatatttgtatttatataagtaacatgttaacaattacatgcaaaactattttggggatttatcatttgatgaatactcttcacaataaacttactctacacatagagatgatgaagatagtgaaaattttgaacctcctAGCAACTTTATGCAGTACTAAATCagtcatgtatcttaccatgtaatgtataaagtgtaaaatattagtaaatcattatatataaatgattatggtgtgtttaatctttttttattaattactacatattttctacactcacaatgtttaccagctcgctgtataatcaacttaaataagttaaatccatcatgtaatgcatttccttctaatttttttttgataaactaatagataattcactaaataaacattctccaaagtttcaataaaaatttccaagtttttcttacaatttccgtggtttttattcaatttttatcgatatcaataatatcccgatatttccatcgaaatttctatgtttttggactaccgatatttccgatatcatcgatattttataccatgcTTAAAACTAATACATTATGTAGGGCCTATGTTTAATTTCATTGATTGGAGATGATATATGAGTATGATCTGACATTGTtcctttaaaaataattttttataagaaTATAATTCTAGATGGAATTATTTGGAGATGAATTTCTGTCCAAGTGGTCCATTCAAATTCCAAACACTCCATCAACTGAACTTACCCCAACGAGATACGCACAGTGCACCAAAAGCTTTAACATAAACCCGGCCGCAGACGAATATCCCCCCTTAGGGTTTTTAAGACTAGGTTTTGTCACTGCTTATATTTCTCTGTGCCGCATTGGGTTTTCAGTCGCCACAACACTCACCACCAAATTTTCTCTCCAACTTTCCTTGCTCCCAAACAGCAAGCTCTAAACCAAACTCCCATAAGCAATCTCGGATTCATGGATTCGAATAATCAGTGAAGGGTTTCGTGGTTGCTTTTCAAAGTCGGTGGAATTTTGTAGGGTATTGAATCAGCCTTTTCGGACCTGCAGAAATGGCAACCGCGAACCCTTTCGATCTCTTGGGCGATGACGACAACGAGGACCCAAGTCAACTTCTCGCTGCTCAGCAGCAGAAGCTGCCGGCGGCGCAGCCCAAGAAGCCCCAGCAGGCCCAGCCTGCTCAGCCTGCTAAGCTTCCCTCCAAGCCACTCCCCCCTGCACAATCTGGTCTGTTTTCTATTCATTTCTGTGCTTCCCAAGTTCTttcctgggtttttttttattttttgcagaaaACAATGTTGGGTTTGCTTGGAAATGGTAAttaaagttttggtttttattctATTTGTTATCTTATCCTCACTTGTTAGATTCCATTGACAAAATGCTTTCTTTATTTGTTATGTTTGTTTTGCTGAAGTTGAAAGTGGTTGTTTTGATAAGTTAATGGTAATTGGGGGATTCTTCATTGATGTTGTACATATCTGATGAGATGTGGAGTAAGTTTTCTCTGTGTATGACAGTGGATGTTCATAGCGTTTGGTTTTTTAGGGTAATTAACAAAAGATTACCGGGTTTTTATTGTGGTAGATTCATGCCCAAATTGATTATTATCTTATTAAGAGGTACAGTCAGGGGATGCCAGTTAATGGAAAGTATTTTATTTGTATGTACACCGAGAAGGAAAACCCTTATTCTTATACTGTATGTGgcacaaaatttaaatttttttgttgaatttatGTTGTTTTAGCAGAGTTATCATTGATCTTTTCATTACACATTAGTAGTGAGGATTTTCTGCTCAATAACATGTGGTTTTGGTCAAGATGCTCAAAATTTTTTTACGGTCTTCTTTTGCATCACATATGGATGTACGTTATACGTTTTTTATTTTACGTATTTTGCATATCACATGACTGTTAAAACTTGTGCAGTGAGGGAGGGAAAGTATGAAGGTGGCCGTGGAGGTGGCCGTGGTGGACGTGGGTTCAGTCGTGGCcgtggtggaggtggtggtggattTAATAGAGATCCAATCAGCAATGAGAACACCAATGGTTTTTCTGGTGGCTACAGACCATCTGAAGAGGGAGATGGGAAAGCTTCTGAAAGACGCGGGGGCTATGGTGCGCCTCGTGGTTCCTTCCGTGGTGGGCGTCGTGGTGGTTACAACAATGGTGAGGATGGTGAGGGAGAACGCCCTCGGAGGGTATTTGATCGTCGCAGTGGTACAGGACGTGGGTTAGTATTCTTCAATCTGTTCTTTTTATATTTAACTTACTACATGTGTATCTTTACGCTTTGTTTTGTTATTGATTATATTTGTGATATCAGGAGTGATTTCAAACGTGAAGGGTCTGGTCGGGGGAATTGGGGAACTCCCTCTGATGACATTGCTCCGTAAGTATTTATGTTCTGATTCCTAGATGAGTTTCAAATTATAACTTGAGGAAACAAATTGTTTCATCTTTTTTCTGTTATATGCCTTACTTGCATCACTATTTTGCTATATTTAGGGAGACTGAGGAGCCTGGAACTGAAACTGAGAAGAATGTTGGTGCTGAGAAGCAGTCGGGAGAGAATGAGGCTGCTGATGCCAATAAGGAGGATACTGTTAATGAGACGGAAGAGAAGGAGCCTGAGGAGAAGGTAAATTATACTTTTTTACATTGTTGATCTTACCATATACATAACGGCTGCAATTGGATTTTCTGGTCATATccttgtattaaactattacgTTATTCCGCATTGTAATAGGAAATGACTCTGGAAGAGTATCAGAAGGTGCTTGAAGAGAAGAGGAAGGCTCTGCTTGCATTGAAGACTGAGGAAAGAAAGGTTGATGTGGACAAAGACTTGAAGGCCATGCAGCTGCTTTCAAACAAGAaggaaaatgatgaaatatTTATCAAGCTGGTAAGTTCCGGATACTTTAGATATTACTCTTTCATTTAATATGGCTAATTATATTTGCTTTGCTATTGTTTGCCAGGGTTCGGAGAAGGATAAGCGCAAAGAAGCTgctgagaaagaagagagagccAAGAAGGTTGCCTTTTCTTTCTATATCTGATTGGACTTTCTATCTTTTCCTgtggttttattatttttcttaatgaTTATTGCATTCATTGCTAAGGGTTACTATGAATTTAAAAGTTTCGGGTATAGGACTGGGACATATTAGTTCTCCTATACCCGAAACTTTTTGTTCATAGTCACCATTAGTTATCAACTTGGGTACATCAGTTGATTGACTGGATCCATATTTGTTTGCAGTCTGTTAGCATTAATGAGTTTCTGAAGCCCGCTGAAGGCGAGAGGTACCATGGTGGTCGTGGTCGAGGCCGTGGCCGTGGGCCAAGAGGTGGATACAGTGGAGGACCTGGAGGTTACTCAAGCAATGCGGCAGCACCCTCCATTGGGGATCCCGGCCAGTTCCCATCCCTCGGCGGGAAATGAGAGGCTCCCGCTTCTTCCAGCTCTATGCTTTGAATGCATTTGGGGGTTTATGTGATACCGTTAGAGTGGCAAACCACCCACAGGAGAATATTAACTATTTCGATTATCTATGCGCTTTTTTGAGTGTAAATTTTTATGTCTTGGGACAGACCAGTCGTCATGCATCAGTTTTGAGTTGGAATAGGTTAAGAACCGAGTCTGTTTTTCCGAATCTACTCTTTGCTTTACTTAATTAGTTATTAATCTTTCTTGCTTGAAAGGGTTGTGCTACTTAGTATTTCTGTTTTCCAAAACCTCACTGGTGTTAGCGGCTTGTTTAATCTATGCTATTTAGTCTGATGAGATGGAACCTTACATTAACTGGGTTGTATACGCTCTCTCGATCTCTCATATCGCGTGCTCAGTTATGAGAGGAGATGCGTATAACTGATCTGCAACGGGTAGAAATCTTTAAACTatgcctgtgtaagtttatcttacattgttCGTCCCAAATCTGAATAAAGGAGGGGGAGGatgtcaggtagtcgacagtcGGCACTTTTATCTTATGTTGAATTcttatgataatgaattttgaatgaaattgcaCTAAATCTAAGtagtcacccgtaagtggcgtgCTGTGTGGCTCGAGCATAATGATAAGTAAGGGCTGCTGTATCTCCATTGGCGCCTGGATGCattgttaaatgagcaagggagccatagaaacttcttgtTGAACGATTCCGCTCAAAAGTTGTTTGGAAGCATCTACTCCCATCAACTTTACATAGGACACGCAAACGAAGTACTTTGACCTTATTATatgggggagggtgaagaaacTAGGACAggagggtagagttcaagatagtagaatgtgtttaggaacgtggaatataggaaccttaacgggaaaatctatg encodes:
- the LOC103432779 gene encoding RGG repeats nuclear RNA binding protein A, giving the protein MATANPFDLLGDDDNEDPSQLLAAQQQKLPAAQPKKPQQAQPAQPAKLPSKPLPPAQSVREGKYEGGRGGGRGGRGFSRGRGGGGGGFNRDPISNENTNGFSGGYRPSEEGDGKASERRGGYGAPRGSFRGGRRGGYNNGEDGEGERPRRVFDRRSGTGRGSDFKREGSGRGNWGTPSDDIAPETEEPGTETEKNVGAEKQSGENEAADANKEDTVNETEEKEPEEKEMTLEEYQKVLEEKRKALLALKTEERKVDVDKDLKAMQLLSNKKENDEIFIKLGSEKDKRKEAAEKEERAKKSVSINEFLKPAEGERYHGGRGRGRGRGPRGGYSGGPGGYSSNAAAPSIGDPGQFPSLGGK